From the Halomonas sp. MCCC 1A13316 genome, the window GTGAACTTGTCGAGACATCGCAGTAACGCACTGAAGGGTTAAACAACCGGCAGCGCCCTGCCATCTCCGGATGGCGGGGCGCTATTGCCTTCGCGGGTAGCTAGGTGATCACTGCAGCTCGGCGCGCTCGATGATTACGGGCTCGCGCGGCACGTCTTGAAACGGGCCGCGGCTGCCGGTGGGCACCCGCTTGATGGCGTCGACCACGTCCATGCCCTCCACCACACGGCCGAACACCGCGTAGCCCCAGGCCTGGCCGGAGTGGGTGCCCTGGTGGTCGAGGAAGCCGTTGTCGTTGACGTTGATGAAGAACTGCGCGGTAGCCGAGTGCGGGTCGCCGGTGCGTGCCATGGCCAGGGTGCCGCGCTCGTTGCGCAGGCCATTGTCGGCCTCGTTGGTGATCGGTGAGCGGGTCGGCTTCTGCTGGAAGTCCTTGTCGAAGCCACCGCCCTGGATCATGAAGCCGTCAATGACGCGATGGAACTGGGTACCGTCGTAGTGGCCTTCCTCCACGTAGGTGAGGAAGTTCTCGACGCTCTTGGGCGCCTGCTCCTCGAACAGTTCGATGGCGATGGGGCCGTGATTGGTTTGCAGCACCACGTCGGCCGCGTTGGCATGAGCGACAACCAGCGGCAGGCTGGCGGCGGCGAGCAGAGAAAGCAGGGTTCGCTTCAGCACAGAGGAGCTCCTGAATGTTCGGCGATGAATGTTCGGTAATGAATGGCGTGGTGAAAAGGGTGTGCCTAGCTTACGTTCAGTTGCGCTCGCTGTCAGGCTTTCGCCGTGCGATCCCGGGCGTGACATCCGGCCACACCCGATTGTTTGACGTGGATCACAACCCGCCTGGGAAAAGAAGTACTGGGTATGGTTTTTTTAAAGCGATAGCCGGACCATGCCTGCATACCGGCCGAGGCAGTACCGAATCACCCCACCCAGCTCCGCTTGCCTCGGTCATGAATATTCTTCAGTGACCGGCAGTTCGCCCAGGCGCGGTGCCGGAATGCGGGAGGTGCCGGCCCATGGTGGCGGAACTCGGAAACTTTGCGCTTGTGTTGGCGCTATGCCTGGCGCTGGCCCAGAGCGTCTTGCCGCTGGTGGGTGCCCAGCTAGGCGATGCCCGCCTGATGCGCACCGCTCGCTTCCTGGCCAGCGGCCAGTTCGTCTTCCTGGCGCTATCGTTTGCCGTGCTGATCTGGGCCTTCGTGGTCAGCGACTTCACGGTGCGCTACGTGGCCGGCCACTCGAGCCTGGGCCAGCCGCTGAGC encodes:
- a CDS encoding peptidylprolyl isomerase, producing the protein MVVAHANAADVVLQTNHGPIAIELFEEQAPKSVENFLTYVEEGHYDGTQFHRVIDGFMIQGGGFDKDFQQKPTRSPITNEADNGLRNERGTLAMARTGDPHSATAQFFINVNDNGFLDHQGTHSGQAWGYAVFGRVVEGMDVVDAIKRVPTGSRGPFQDVPREPVIIERAELQ